A window of Cetobacterium somerae ATCC BAA-474 genomic DNA:
GGGATATGAAGAAGCTGAACATGATAAATTTGGTAGATTTAGTTATGGACTACCTCCAAAGTCTAAAGGAGATTATGCTTTTGTACAACACATGGTGGCATCAATGAATGAAAATGGTAGGGTAGCTGTAGTATTGCCACTAGGAGTACTATTTAGAGGAGCTAGTGAAGGAAAGATAAGAAAAGGATTTATAGAGGAGAATCTTTTAGATGCTGTAATAGGGTTACCTTCAAATTTATTCTTTGGCGTATCTATCCCAGCTTGTATTTTAGTTTTCAAAAAAAATAAAGCAACTAACGATATATTATTTATAGATGCAAGTAATGAGTTTTTACAAGGGAAAAACCAAAATAAGCTAACAAAGGAAAATATTGATAAAATTATAGATACTTATAGAGAGAGAAAAGTTATTGAAAAATACTCACACATAGCTACTTTAGATGAAATTCAAGAAAATGATTACAATTTAAATATCCCTAGATATGTTGATACTTTTGAAGAGGAGGAAGCTATTGATGTTCCTAAAGTTCAAGGGAAAATAGAGGAGTTAAACAAAGAACTAACAACTTTAGAGGAAAAGATGAAAGCCTTTTTAAAAGAGCTTAACCTAGAAGGTGATAACAATGAAAGAGATTAAGCCAGGATACAAAGAAACTCCAATAGGAATACTACCAAGAGATTGGGATGTGAAAAGGTTAGGAGAGTTATTAGAATTTAAAAATGGAATTAACGCTTCAAAAGAACAATATGGTTCAGGAATTAAATTTATCAATGTTTTAGATATTTTAAATAATGAATATATAACTTTTGATAAAGTAGTGGGGAAAGTGAACATTAATCAAGAAACTTTAGATAAATATGATGTTAATTATGGTGATATTTTATTTCAAAGAAGCTCCGAGACAAGAGAAGAAGTAGGAACTGCAAGCGTTTATCTTGATAATAATCCTAATGTAACTTTTGGTGGATTTGTTATAAGAGGAAAGAAAATAAGTGATTACTTTCCAATATTTCTAAATAAAGTTTTAAAAAATTCTGCTGTAAGAAATCAAATAACTTCAAAAGCTGGGGGAAGTACAAGATATAATGTAAGTCAAGAAATTTTAGAAGGTGTTTTAATTCCAATTCCTCCAAAAGAAGAGCAAGAAAAAATAGCTCAAATTCTTATGACTTGGGATGAGGCAATTGAAAAACAAGAGGAACTTATAGAACAGGAAAAAGAGTTTAAAAAAGGGATGATGCAAAAAATCTTTAGCCAAAAGTTAAGATTTAAAGACGAAAATGGAAATGATTATTCTGAATGGGAAGAGAAGAAGTTAGGGGAAACAATAAGTTTTATTGTTGATAATAGAGGAAAAACACCTCCTTTTCAAGAAAATGGCATTCCCTTGATTGAAGTAAATAGTATAGGAAAGAAAAAAATTGATTATAATATAATAAAGAAATATGTAAGTGAAGAAGTTTATAATAATTGGTTTAGAAAATATTTGAAAAAAAATGATATTTTGTTTTCAACAGTTGGAGCAACGGGGTTGTGTTCAATATATGATGAAACAATAAAATCAATAATTGCTCAGAATATAGTGGGATTAAGATTTGAGTTCCAAAACCATATATTTATATTTTATTTATTAACATTTGAAGAAAATAATGTTAAATTTAAAAAGATCCAAATGGGAGCAGTTCAGCCTAGTTTAAAAGTCACTCAAATGACTGAGATTAAATTTTTATTTCCTCCTCTTCCAGAGCAAGAAAAGATAGCTAATTTCTTATCAACAATAGATGAGAAAATAGAGGTTTTAGAAAAGAAATTAGAGGAACTTAAAGAGCAGAAAAAAGGATTAATGCAAAAACTTCTTACTGGAGAGGTAAGGGTTTAAATCAAAGCAAAGGAGGACTTATATGGAATTAAATAATATTGTTAAGATTTTAGCTTTTTTAACATCCTATTGTCCTCTTTGGATTCTTTTGATAATTAAATATGGATTAAATGAAGATTTAAAAGGAGATTTAATTTTAAAGACATCTAATATTTATAAATATTCAATTTCTTATCCATTAATTTCATGGAATATTCCTATATTTATATTAATTAGTTTAATTTTAATTTCTTTGGTGTGTATTTTTCTATTTTTTAAAGCTATAAAACCAGGAGAAAAAGATACAAATATTGAGTATTATAAAATAATTGAAACAGAAGATAATGATTCGGATATTTTAGGGTATTTATTTACATACATAATACCTTCATTATCTATTGGTGGTGATATTTCAAAATTAATTCAACTTATTTTATTTATTGTTATAGCTTCTTTTTATATAACAAGTAACTCATTAATTACTCTAAATCCAGTTATTAGAATTTTAGGATATCATATATATAAAGCTAAAGTAATTAGAAATAATTTAGAGCAAAGTATATATATTATATCAAAATTAAAAAATGCTTTAATTGAGAAAAATACAAATATAAAATTATTGGAAATTAGTAGTAATATTTTTTATTTAGAACGAGGAGGAAAACATTGAATATAGCTTATTTAAATTTATTAATTGATAAAATATCGGAAGATCAAACGACTCAATGTCTTAAAGTTTGGTTAAAAGAAAATAATCAGGATTTTGTAAAAAGAGTTAATATAAAAGCTGATTTAAAAGAGATTGCAAGAAATGCAATTATTAAGTTGATTAAAAAATTAGGCGATAATGACGAAGTAGAAGAGTTAAATTTAGAAAATAATTTAAAAAATTATTATTACATACCAATTAATGATGTGCTTAAATACGAAGAAATAAAAACTAAAATACTTAATTGCAGAACTGTTATAGATGATTTAGCAGTATTACAAAATACTGATGCAAAAAATTTAAAAGCGTTTATTATAGAGTTTGAGTATTTAGTTAATGATAAACCTAAAAAAATTCATTTATTTATTGATTTTACTAGAAGCTTAGTATTTAAAAAGACAAAAATCTGCCTATCTAAGAATGGTAAATATGAAGAATTAGATATTCCATATTTTACTATTCCAGAAGCTGATGTGGCTTTTGCTCTTGAAGAAGATGAGAAATTCCTTGTTACAAAAGAGAAGGGATTTGAAGTTATTTTTGAGTTCTCAGAGATGTATAAAAATTATGCTCAAAATGTTATAACTAATTTTAGGCATGATAGAATTTTTAATTTACCTTGTATTTTAAATAAAGTTCTTTCAAATAAATCTCATTGTAAAGAGCTTTATAAAGTTGATAAATTAAGAAAATATGAAGATATTGATATGACCAAATTAATGGAATTAAATATAACAAAAGACCTTGGATTGACTGTTAATAATGATGCTTGGAATATAAGTAATAGTGACAATGTAAAAATAGTTTTAAGCATTTTAAATAGAAAAATTGGAAAAGATTGTTTGGTAAATACAGATGATTTTTTTATAGCTCACAATAAAGAAAATATATAATATTTAAAATAAGCAATAAAATATAATTGTTATTAAGGGTACTAACTAGTACTCTTTTTATTTTGAAAAAATTGAAAAGAGTAGAGTAATGGAGTATAATTAACATGTATATTAGATTAGTTAAGGCTTAAAAAAGTCTAAGGGGGCATTATGGATACTAGAGAGATAAAAACACAAAAGGATGTTATAAATCTTTTAAAAAATATGGGATATACTTATATATCTCCTGAAGATATAAATAAATATAAAGATAGAGAAAAGGATATTATTTTAAAGAAAATTTTAAAAGAAAGTTTGAGTAGAATAAATACATTTATATATAGAGGTGAAGAGTTTAAATTTTCAGAAAGAAATATTAATTCAGCTATAGATAAGATTGAATCAATAGATGGTGACTCTAAGGTTATTATAAATGAAAATATCCATAGAAGTTTAAATTTAGGGGAATCATTTAAAGAGGAGGAGCAAACTGGAGTAGGGCAATCTTTTAGTATGAAATACATAGACTTTAAAAATATTGAAAATAATGTTTTTCATGTAACTGAGGAGTTTATAGTTCAAAGGGTAAATCAGGATGAAAGAGAAAAAACTAGAAGACCTGATCTTGTTCTTTTTGTAAATGGAATCCCTTTGGGAGTAATTGAACTAAAGAGTGCCTTAGTTAGTATTAAAGAGGGTATATCTCAAATGATAAGAAACCAAGGAAAAGATGAAATACCAGACCTATTTAAATACTCTCAAATTCTTTTGGCTGGAAATGCAAGCTCATATAGATATGGAACTACTGAAACACCAGAAAAGTTTTGGTCTATTTGGAAAGAGGAGGATAAAAAATTCGAAGTTCCTCCAGTTGGAAATAGATCGATTACGGAGATTGATAAAGGAGTGTTTTCATTTTTTGAGAAAAATAGATTCTTGGAAATAATTAGAAACTATATCATTTATGATAAAAATGTAAAAAAGGTAGCAAGATATCAACAGTATTTTGCTATAAAAGAGATACTAAAAAAGATAAAAACATTTGACAATGAAAATAAAAGAGGTGGCGGGCTTATCTGGCATACTCAAGGTAGCGGAAAATCCTTAACTATGGTTATGTTAGCTATGGCTATAAAAAGAGAGGTAAGTGGAGCTAAAATAGTTGTTGTAACAGATAGAAAAGAGTTAGATAAACAGATTAGTAAAACTTTTGCTCATTGTGATTTTGGTGATGTCTCAAATGCTGAAAGTGGAAGAGATTTACTTTTAAAGATAAAGCAGGGTAAAACTATGATAACAACAATTATAAATAAGTTTGTCACTGTTAGAAGAGAGAAAGAAGAGATAAAAGATAATAATGTATTTTTGTTAGTTGATGAGGCACATAGAAGTCAAAGTAGTGATTTACATGCTGCTATGAAAAAAGTTTTCCCAAAAGGATGTTATTTAGGATTTACTGGAACACCACTTTTAAAAAGTGAAAAAAGTTCATTTCAAAAATTTGGTGGCTTAATTCATGCTTATAAAATAGATGAAGCTGTAAAGGATAAAGCTGTTTTACCTCTTCTTTATGAGGGAAGACTTGTAGATCAATGGATAAATGATGAAAAAGGGATGGAAAGAAAGTTTGAACTGATATGTAAAGGGTTAAACGAAGAGCAAAAGAAATCTTTAGAGGAAAAATGGGCTAGATTTCAGAAGGTAGCTAGTAGTGAAAAAAGGCTTGAAGTTATAGCTATGGATATAAATGAGCATTTCAAAAATAACTTTAAGAATACAGGATTTAAAGGGATGATAATTGCAGAAAGAAAATATCCAGCAGTAAAATATCATGAGATCTTTGAAGAGTATGGAGATGTAAAAACTGCTTTTATCTTATCTAAAGAGGATACTAGAGAAGGTCATGAAGTTGTGGATGGTGAAAATAAAAATTATGTAGCTAAAAAAATTGCAGAAAAGGTAAAAGAGTTTGGCTCATATGAGGCTTACGAAAGCTGGGCAATTGATGAATTTTTAAATGGTGATGAGATTGATATACTTATAGTAGCTGATAAACTAATAACAGGATTTGATGCACCCAAAGCAGCAGTACTATATATAGATAAACAGATGAAGGAGCATAAGCTTCTGCAAGCAATAGCTAGAGTTAATAGATTAGCAACAGGAAAAGAGTTTGGTTACGTTTTAGATTATAGAGGGCTTTTAGGTAACTTAGACCAAGCTTTAACTAGTTATACAAGTTTAGATGGTTTTGATGAGGATGATTTAATTGGAACTGTGATTGATATAAAAAATGAAATAGCTAAAATAAAAACAAACTATTCTCATTTAACAGATCTGTTTAAATCTGTAAAAAATAAAGATTTTGAAGATTTTTGTGTTTTTTTAGAAGATGAAAAGCTTAGAGAAAAATTCTATCTTTTATTTAAAGAGTTCTCAAAATCTTTAAAACTTGTAATGGGTAGTGAAAAAACTTATGAGATAATTTCAGATGAAGAGATGACAAAATATAAAAAAGATGCAGCTTTTTATAATAAACTTAGAAAAGCTGTAAGATTACGTTATTATGAAGATATAGATTTTGGAGAGTACGAAGGGCAGATGCAAAAACTTCTAGATACTTATATAAGCTCTGGAGAAACTAACCAGCTAACAAAATTAATGAATATATTTCATGAGGATTTTGATAAAGAGGTGTCTCGTTTAGGCGGAAGTAGAGCAAAAGCTGATACTATAAGAAATGCACTAACAAAAACTATTGTGGAAAAAAGAGAGGATAACCCTGTTTTTTATGACTCTTTAGTTCAAAAGATAAATAAAATTTTAGAAGAGTATAAAAATAAAAGAATTTCAGAAGATGAATATCTAAGTAGTATTAAAGAGATTAGAACGTTATTAGCTAATGAGGAAAGTTCTTTACAAAACTCTTATCCTGAAGAGTTAAAAAACTCTGGTTTAGGAAAAGCGTTATATGATAATGTTGGAGAAGTTTTTTTAGAGAGTTTAAACAATAAAGAAAAGTTAGTAGAGTTTGTAGTGGAATGTACTGAGTTACTTTTAAAAAAATCTAAAAAGCCAGATTGGGAAACAAATGTTGATGTACATAATGAGATTGAACTTGAAATTGAAGACAAACTTTGGGAGTTACAGAATTCTGAAAATGTGAAGTTTGAAATAGAGGAATCTGCAGAGATAATTATGTCTATTGGTAAGAGTAGATTAGGAAAAAAAGGATAAATATGGATATTAAAATTATTAGAAAAGTTATAAAAAATCCGAATATAAAGGTTAGACCTACGGGAGAGATAGTATTGACTGTGCCTTTAGAAACTAGTGATGAATATATTGAAAAACTCTTGGTAAAAAGAGAAGGTTGGATAAAGGAACAATTGGAATTTTTTAAAAAAAACTTTGTGGTAGCTAAAGAAAAAAATTATATAAGTGGTGATAGCATTAGGTATCTTGGACGTAGTTATAGGTTAAAAGTTATGGATTCTAAAGAGGAAAAAGTTACGTTTTATCGAGGATATATATATATTCATACTGAAAAAATAGAAGACAGAGATTGTAAAAAACTGCTTTTAGAGACATGGTATAGAAAAAGATGTGAGATTATTTTTAATGAGATAGTTCAAAAATATGTAAAAACACTTAATTTATCTTTGGATAAAGTTGGAATAAGAGATATGAGGACTCGTTGGGGATCTTGTAACTATGAAAAAAGAAAGATTAACTTAAATACAAAATTAATTGAAAAATCTAAATACTGTATTGAGTATGTTATTTTACATGAACTTGCACATTTAAAGTATCCAAATCATGG
This region includes:
- a CDS encoding restriction endonuclease subunit S — its product is MKEIKPGYKETPIGILPRDWDVKRLGELLEFKNGINASKEQYGSGIKFINVLDILNNEYITFDKVVGKVNINQETLDKYDVNYGDILFQRSSETREEVGTASVYLDNNPNVTFGGFVIRGKKISDYFPIFLNKVLKNSAVRNQITSKAGGSTRYNVSQEILEGVLIPIPPKEEQEKIAQILMTWDEAIEKQEELIEQEKEFKKGMMQKIFSQKLRFKDENGNDYSEWEEKKLGETISFIVDNRGKTPPFQENGIPLIEVNSIGKKKIDYNIIKKYVSEEVYNNWFRKYLKKNDILFSTVGATGLCSIYDETIKSIIAQNIVGLRFEFQNHIFIFYLLTFEENNVKFKKIQMGAVQPSLKVTQMTEIKFLFPPLPEQEKIANFLSTIDEKIEVLEKKLEELKEQKKGLMQKLLTGEVRV
- a CDS encoding Kiwa anti-phage protein KwaB-like domain-containing protein yields the protein MNIAYLNLLIDKISEDQTTQCLKVWLKENNQDFVKRVNIKADLKEIARNAIIKLIKKLGDNDEVEELNLENNLKNYYYIPINDVLKYEEIKTKILNCRTVIDDLAVLQNTDAKNLKAFIIEFEYLVNDKPKKIHLFIDFTRSLVFKKTKICLSKNGKYEELDIPYFTIPEADVAFALEEDEKFLVTKEKGFEVIFEFSEMYKNYAQNVITNFRHDRIFNLPCILNKVLSNKSHCKELYKVDKLRKYEDIDMTKLMELNITKDLGLTVNNDAWNISNSDNVKIVLSILNRKIGKDCLVNTDDFFIAHNKENI
- a CDS encoding type I restriction endonuclease subunit R — translated: MDTREIKTQKDVINLLKNMGYTYISPEDINKYKDREKDIILKKILKESLSRINTFIYRGEEFKFSERNINSAIDKIESIDGDSKVIINENIHRSLNLGESFKEEEQTGVGQSFSMKYIDFKNIENNVFHVTEEFIVQRVNQDEREKTRRPDLVLFVNGIPLGVIELKSALVSIKEGISQMIRNQGKDEIPDLFKYSQILLAGNASSYRYGTTETPEKFWSIWKEEDKKFEVPPVGNRSITEIDKGVFSFFEKNRFLEIIRNYIIYDKNVKKVARYQQYFAIKEILKKIKTFDNENKRGGGLIWHTQGSGKSLTMVMLAMAIKREVSGAKIVVVTDRKELDKQISKTFAHCDFGDVSNAESGRDLLLKIKQGKTMITTIINKFVTVRREKEEIKDNNVFLLVDEAHRSQSSDLHAAMKKVFPKGCYLGFTGTPLLKSEKSSFQKFGGLIHAYKIDEAVKDKAVLPLLYEGRLVDQWINDEKGMERKFELICKGLNEEQKKSLEEKWARFQKVASSEKRLEVIAMDINEHFKNNFKNTGFKGMIIAERKYPAVKYHEIFEEYGDVKTAFILSKEDTREGHEVVDGENKNYVAKKIAEKVKEFGSYEAYESWAIDEFLNGDEIDILIVADKLITGFDAPKAAVLYIDKQMKEHKLLQAIARVNRLATGKEFGYVLDYRGLLGNLDQALTSYTSLDGFDEDDLIGTVIDIKNEIAKIKTNYSHLTDLFKSVKNKDFEDFCVFLEDEKLREKFYLLFKEFSKSLKLVMGSEKTYEIISDEEMTKYKKDAAFYNKLRKAVRLRYYEDIDFGEYEGQMQKLLDTYISSGETNQLTKLMNIFHEDFDKEVSRLGGSRAKADTIRNALTKTIVEKREDNPVFYDSLVQKINKILEEYKNKRISEDEYLSSIKEIRTLLANEESSLQNSYPEELKNSGLGKALYDNVGEVFLESLNNKEKLVEFVVECTELLLKKSKKPDWETNVDVHNEIELEIEDKLWELQNSENVKFEIEESAEIIMSIGKSRLGKKG
- a CDS encoding M48 family metallopeptidase, producing MDIKIIRKVIKNPNIKVRPTGEIVLTVPLETSDEYIEKLLVKREGWIKEQLEFFKKNFVVAKEKNYISGDSIRYLGRSYRLKVMDSKEEKVTFYRGYIYIHTEKIEDRDCKKLLLETWYRKRCEIIFNEIVQKYVKTLNLSLDKVGIRDMRTRWGSCNYEKRKINLNTKLIEKSKYCIEYVILHELAHLKYPNHGKRFYNYLLTHMPDYEWRKERLEENE